Proteins from one Deinococcus radiopugnans ATCC 19172 genomic window:
- a CDS encoding phenylacetic acid degradation protein, producing MIQTSPDTQWPRWEIFKQDSEKRPYQSVGSVHAGDPNHALLTARNVFVRRPAAVNLWAVREDDILIATPEEVATHPEVLQTPGEGDTYHVGVKKSHKRSMTFVDLVGTLQATGPGDALRQASEAHADALAWLVFPESAIARTDDDAETVESWFAPAKDKTYKQQQYYGVIGKHVGELKREGRMPRRATEEPHVADHKVYDHPHDATPEQVKTPEVQQ from the coding sequence ATGATCCAGACCTCCCCCGACACCCAGTGGCCCCGCTGGGAAATCTTCAAGCAGGACTCCGAAAAACGGCCCTACCAGAGCGTGGGCAGTGTTCATGCGGGCGATCCGAACCACGCCCTGCTGACGGCTCGCAACGTGTTCGTGCGCCGCCCAGCCGCCGTCAACCTCTGGGCCGTGCGCGAGGACGACATCCTGATTGCCACCCCGGAGGAAGTCGCCACCCATCCGGAGGTGCTGCAAACGCCCGGCGAGGGCGACACCTACCACGTGGGCGTCAAGAAGTCCCACAAGCGCAGCATGACCTTCGTGGATCTGGTGGGAACGCTGCAGGCCACCGGCCCCGGCGACGCGCTGCGGCAGGCCAGCGAGGCCCACGCCGACGCGCTGGCGTGGCTGGTCTTTCCCGAATCCGCCATCGCCCGCACCGACGACGACGCCGAAACGGTGGAAAGCTGGTTCGCGCCCGCCAAAGACAAGACCTACAAGCAGCAGCAATACTACGGCGTGATCGGCAAGCATGTCGGTGAGCTGAAGCGCGAGGGCCGCATGCCCCGACGCGCCACCGAGGAGCCGCATGTGGCCGATCACAAGGTGTATGACCACCCGCACGACGCCACACCCGAACAGGTAAAAACCCCCGAGGTTCAGCAATGA